DNA sequence from the Pseudodesulfovibrio sp. S3 genome:
TCATCCACATATTCGGACCAGGCGAAGCAGTGGGAGAAGTCCCGGTCTTCGAAGGCAGCAACTTTCCTGCCCAATGCGAAGCCGTGGAACTCTGTGAAGCCCTGTTCTTTCCGCGCCAGGATTTCAGGAACATCATTCGGGAAGACCCTGACCTGGCCATGAAAATGATGGCCATGCTTTCCCAGCGGCTGCGCATTCTTGTCAGCAAAATAGACGATTTGAGCCTGAAGGAGACGCCGTCAAGGCTGGCGTCCTATCTCCTGCTGCTCCGCTCATCCCAAGAATCGGACACCTTCAAACTCGACCTTCCAAAGGGACAGATCGCTCTCTATCTCGGCACCATTCAGGAAACACTGTCCCGCATTTTGAAACGGTTTACCGAGGAAGGACTTATCCATCTGAACGGCAGAGAGATCACCATCCTCGACAAAGCCGCCCTCGGGGAGATCGCAGATCAGGGACGCTGATGAAGCCCAGACACCAGCCCAACGCAAAAAGCCCGCTGCACATACGTGCAGCGGGCTGATACATGGCAACGGAAAAGACTATTCAGCGATCTTGTTGACGGCCGTCTGAAGGCGGGCGATGCGACGCTGAGCCTGGCGCTCGTGGATAATGCTCTTGCGGGCAGCCTTGTCCAAAATGGAAGAGGCTTCCTTGAGGGCTTCCTGTGCCTTGGTAACGTCCTTTTCCTCGATGGCAAGACGAACAGCTTTGACGGTGTTCTTGATGCGGGTCTTGGAAATGCGGTTACGGGCGCGACGCTTCAAGCTCTGACGGTGCCTCTTCAAGGCGGATTTGTGATTAGCCAAGGTAATTTCTCCTGATCAATAAATTATCGTATTAAAAAAGCGTTTGTTTGCTATTCTTCCCGAAGGGAGAGCTTTTTATATGGACTCTTCCCCCGATGTCAAGCGTTTTCTAATTTGAACTACACCTGCAAAGCATTGAAGTCGGCCAAACGGCTTAGACGGTCGACCAATGCCTTGAGTAGATTCAAACGGTTCAGCCGGACATCAACCTCATCGCACATAACCATGACATTGTCGAAGAAACCGTCCACAGAAGGACGCAACTCCCCGAGAAGTCCAAATAATCCGGCAAAATCGCCGTTCTCCCACAGATCATCAAAGCGAGGTGCCAACGCCTCCAGATTGGTGCCGAAGGCCTGTTCGTGTTCGTCCTCAAACAGATCCGCATCATAGCTGCCGGTCAGGGGCTGACCAGCCTCATCGCCCTGCTTGCGGATGATATTTGCAGCACGCTTGAAGGTCAGCACGGCCTGCTCGAAATCCGCTTCCCTGCTGAACTCACCCAAGGCCTCAAGCCGAGCCTTCAAGGTCCGGATGTCGCTGAATCCGGCACCAAGCGCAGCATCAACCACACGCGTGTCGAACCCTTGGCCTATAAACAGGGCACGCAGACGCTGACCGAAGAAGTCCTTGAGCTTGGCAAGGGCCTCTGGTTTCTCAATCTTCCATTTGACCCCGGTATACGCTTCCTGAGCCCATTTGAGCAGTACACCCAGGTCCACGTTCAGTTCGTGTTCCATGATGATGCGGGCGATACCCAAGGCACAACGGCGCAGAGCATAGGGGTCGTTGGCCCCGGTAGGCACCTTGCCCAGCCCGAAACAACCGGCCATGGTGTCCACCTTGTCGGCCATGGAGACCAACGCACCGGACAGACTGGACGGAACCGGGCTGTCCGGCCCAGCAGGCAGATACTGTTCATAGATGCCGCTGGAAACGATCTCGCCCTTGCCAGCGCGCTCGGCGTAGATGCCCCCCATCTTGCCTTGCAGGCTATCGAACTCGATGACCATTTCGGAAACGAGATCCGCCTTGGCCAGCCGTCCGGCCATGGCGAACTTTTCATACTCTCCAGGCAGGATGGACTTTGATTCACCCAGCTTCTCAATCAATTTGGCACACAGGGATTTGATACGACGCGACTTGTCGCCCACGGACCCGAGAGGGCCGAGAAAAACCACGTTCTCCAGCTTGTCCAGCCAGACCTTGAAGTCGACCTTGCAGTCCGCCTCCCAGAAGAAGCGGGCATCTTCAAGGCGGGCCTTGAGTACACGCTCCCAACCTTTCTTGACCAGGGCAACATCCAGGGGGTCGAGGTTCAGAGTGGTCAGGAAGTGCGGCAACAGATTGCCCTCGCCGTCCTGAACACCGAAGCTCTTCTGATGAGACTGCATGGAGGTGAGCAGCACTTCACGGGGCAGTTCCAGGTAGAGCTTGTCGATATCCCCGATAAGCGGCTTGGGGTATTCCACCAGGTTGGCGACCTCATCGAGCAAGCCTTCGTTCCAGACGATCTCGCCGCCCAACTCACCGGCCAGACGATTGCCTTGGTCAACGATGATTTTCTTGCGCTCCTCGGGATCAATGACCACCTTGCCCTTGTCCCGGACTATGGAAAAATATTCAGACGCCGAATTCACGGCAAACGGGCCGAAACCCATGACCCGATGACCGCGGGTCTCGCGGCCCGAGGTCAGGTTCTCCAGGGTAAATTCGATGACCTCACTGTCGAGCAGAGCCAGGAGCCAGCGCACGGGACGACCAAAGGCGAAGTCATATCCGCCCCACCGCATCTTCTTGGGAAAAGAAAGCGATTCTATGCACTTGGTACAAATGGCGGGCAGAATGTCAGCTGTCTTGCCACCGCCCACGGTCTTCTTGGCAGCCAGATACTCACCCTTGTCGGTCTTCATCTTGAACAGGGCGTCTTCGGCCACGCCCTGGGTCTTGGCAAACCCCTGCCCGGCTTTTGTCAGGTTGCCATCGCCGTCATAGGCTATGCGAACGGGAGGACCTGTGACGGTCTCCTCCTCCTGAAGCTGCGTCACAGCCAGGGAGGCAACATGCGCGGTGATACGACGCGGGGTGGCGTAGCATTTGACGCCCCCGTTTTCGACCATGGACTCGGTGAGCGCCTCGGCAAAGGCCTTCTCAAGTTCATCAGCCAGCTTAGGAACAAAGCGGGCGGGCATTTCCTCGGTTCCGATTTCCAGAATGAATTCGGCCATTTTTCTTCTCTTTTCTCTCTATTTCTTATCGGTGGCGTCGCTTACTTCTTGAGCATGGGATAACCCATCTCTTCCCGCTGATCCGCATAAAGCCTGGCGAGCTTGGAGGCCAGGTTGCGTACGCGACCGATGTAGGTGGCGCGCTCGGTGATGGATATCGCACCGCGTGCGTCCAGCATGTTGAACGAATGGGAGCATTTCAGGCAGCAGTCATAGGCAGGCCAGGGCAGGCCTTCCTCGCACAGCTTGAGGCATTCGGCCTCGAACTTGTTGAACAGGTCGAACAACATGTCCGCGTTGGACAGCTCAAAATTGTATTTGGACATCTCCACCTCGTTCTGGTGGAATATCTGACCATAGGTAACCTCATCATTCCACATGAGGTCGTAGACGGATTCCTTTTCCTGCAGATACATGCAGATGCGCTCAAGACCGTAGGTGATTTCCACGGACACGGGCTTGAGATCGATGCCGCCCACCTGCTGAAAATAGGTGAACTGAGTCGCCTCCATGCCGTTGAGCCAGACTTCCCAGCCAAGGCCCCAGGCGCCGAGCGTGGGCGATTCCCAGTCATCCTCCACGAAACGGATGTCCTGGGCTGCTGCGTCAAGGCCCAGCACCCCCAGACTTTCAAGATACAATTCCTGAATATTGTCGGGAGACGGCTTCAAAACCACCTGAAATTGATAATAATGCTGCAGCCGGTTGGGGTTTTCACCGTAACGGCCATCAGTGGGACGGCGCGAAGGCTCCACATAGGCGACCTTCCATGGTTCGGGACCGATGACCCGGAAAAAGGTGGAGGGATTGAACGTCCCCGCACCGCACTCAATGTCCATGGGCTGAACAACAGCGCAGCCATAGTCCGCCCAAAAACCTTGCAATTTCAGTATAACATCCTGAAAATTCATGACTTACTCCAACTCATACCTTTTTATACATGCCGCCTTCCCAGGACAGACCCAGGTGGTAGGCCACGAATAGTTCGATCAATTGACTGGATTGACGCCGGACCTCACTGTCCATGGCAACGGTAACCCAGTCCGCTGGTCGACTTTGTTGAATCCAATCCAAGGCGCGAAGCACTCCCGTGGAAATCGGTCGAGCAAGTCCCTCTAACGGTTTCCCGCCCGAAAGACAAGTCCGACAGGCCACCTGGCCCTTCTCGACGCCGAACCTGTACCCGTCCTGTCCGGCTATCGTTAGACCGCAGGTTCCGCAGGTGAGGAAGTCCGGTGTGTAGCCCATTTCGAACGCCAGCTTGGCCCTGAAAAGCCATGGCGTGAAGTCGCTGCTACCGCCACCCGACTCCAACATGTGCAATGTTTCAAGCAACAGAGAATAAACAGGCCTGGCATCGGAGGGATCGATCTCGACGGCTTCAATGAACTTGATGCAATTGACGGCCAGACCGGTCCTGACAGGATCCTTTCTAACCATCGGAAAATTGTGCAGCAGGGAACCTTCTTCAAGAACCGTATACGTTCCGGTCTTGTTGGTTCCTATGGTGAAGAGAACATGGCTGAGAGGATCGAGACACCCGACAAACCTGCGTCGGCTGCGGCTGCCTCCAAAAGCGAATCCGTTGAAAACGCCGCGTGTGGGCGTAAGGAGCTTGACCCAGACATCGGCCTCCCGAAAACGTCCGACCTTGAGTACGAGACATTTTTCAGTGCCGTTCATGCAGTACCTGTCCTGCTCCGGTGACCGGGTTACATACCGAAGAGGATCGTCTGTATATTGCCCTTGGCTTGATCGAGGGGATACGGTGCTCCGTTGTAAGTCACGCTGACACCAGCCGCGTTGCCGATGCGAATCCTGCGGGGACTGTTGAACATCAAACGCAGGGGTTCTCCTTTTGTCAAAACAAAATCACGGGCCATATCCAGTTCATCCCCGCGCCAAACGCCGATCCAGCACCCCTTGTTGGTGTTAGCCCTGATGATCACCACATGAGCGTATTTTGCCGCTTCAGCACTTGCCTCCTGATTATCCGTAGCCTCATCGTCGACCATCTCGGACATGGTCGACGCAGGTGCAGGCTTGACAACGGGCGTGGCCTTTTCAGACGACACGACCGGCAGGGCCTGGTCGGACGGAACGGCCTGCCCAACCGTTTCGGATTGAACCTCCGAGTCCGCTGGAACAGCAGCGTCCTCTCCCCCTTCACCCTCAGGCTGAACCCCCTCGGGTTCAGCCAATTCAGCAGGTCGGACAGGCTCTGTCGTTGACTCCATGGACGTAGCGGGCGGAGCCGTTTGTTCCATGCCGCCCTTGTTCAGATTCAACACGAGAACCAAAGCGGCACAACACAGGATAATGACAACGAAGATGGA
Encoded proteins:
- the glyQ gene encoding glycine--tRNA ligase subunit alpha; the encoded protein is MNFQDVILKLQGFWADYGCAVVQPMDIECGAGTFNPSTFFRVIGPEPWKVAYVEPSRRPTDGRYGENPNRLQHYYQFQVVLKPSPDNIQELYLESLGVLGLDAAAQDIRFVEDDWESPTLGAWGLGWEVWLNGMEATQFTYFQQVGGIDLKPVSVEITYGLERICMYLQEKESVYDLMWNDEVTYGQIFHQNEVEMSKYNFELSNADMLFDLFNKFEAECLKLCEEGLPWPAYDCCLKCSHSFNMLDARGAISITERATYIGRVRNLASKLARLYADQREEMGYPMLKK
- the rpsT gene encoding 30S ribosomal protein S20, giving the protein MANHKSALKRHRQSLKRRARNRISKTRIKNTVKAVRLAIEEKDVTKAQEALKEASSILDKAARKSIIHERQAQRRIARLQTAVNKIAE
- a CDS encoding Crp/Fnr family transcriptional regulator, whose translation is MNKLEAVKDVTFFEGLPDEILGKLADIAVIKRYGKGETLFLADVPAHGFFSLVTGRVKVFRSSPSGKEQIIHIFGPGEAVGEVPVFEGSNFPAQCEAVELCEALFFPRQDFRNIIREDPDLAMKMMAMLSQRLRILVSKIDDLSLKETPSRLASYLLLLRSSQESDTFKLDLPKGQIALYLGTIQETLSRILKRFTEEGLIHLNGREITILDKAALGEIADQGR
- a CDS encoding helix-turn-helix domain-containing protein, whose product is MNFQELGLALQRERETRGLTIKEVMESTKISRINLLALESGDSSSLPHPVYTKGFVRSYARLLGLDADELSMVVDREYQMEEQNAGGLSYDVSPNAEKAFHEADAPAVRKRSVWPSIFVVIILCCAALVLVLNLNKGGMEQTAPPATSMESTTEPVRPAELAEPEGVQPEGEGGEDAAVPADSEVQSETVGQAVPSDQALPVVSSEKATPVVKPAPASTMSEMVDDEATDNQEASAEAAKYAHVVIIRANTNKGCWIGVWRGDELDMARDFVLTKGEPLRLMFNSPRRIRIGNAAGVSVTYNGAPYPLDQAKGNIQTILFGM
- the glyS gene encoding glycine--tRNA ligase subunit beta, which codes for MAEFILEIGTEEMPARFVPKLADELEKAFAEALTESMVENGGVKCYATPRRITAHVASLAVTQLQEEETVTGPPVRIAYDGDGNLTKAGQGFAKTQGVAEDALFKMKTDKGEYLAAKKTVGGGKTADILPAICTKCIESLSFPKKMRWGGYDFAFGRPVRWLLALLDSEVIEFTLENLTSGRETRGHRVMGFGPFAVNSASEYFSIVRDKGKVVIDPEERKKIIVDQGNRLAGELGGEIVWNEGLLDEVANLVEYPKPLIGDIDKLYLELPREVLLTSMQSHQKSFGVQDGEGNLLPHFLTTLNLDPLDVALVKKGWERVLKARLEDARFFWEADCKVDFKVWLDKLENVVFLGPLGSVGDKSRRIKSLCAKLIEKLGESKSILPGEYEKFAMAGRLAKADLVSEMVIEFDSLQGKMGGIYAERAGKGEIVSSGIYEQYLPAGPDSPVPSSLSGALVSMADKVDTMAGCFGLGKVPTGANDPYALRRCALGIARIIMEHELNVDLGVLLKWAQEAYTGVKWKIEKPEALAKLKDFFGQRLRALFIGQGFDTRVVDAALGAGFSDIRTLKARLEALGEFSREADFEQAVLTFKRAANIIRKQGDEAGQPLTGSYDADLFEDEHEQAFGTNLEALAPRFDDLWENGDFAGLFGLLGELRPSVDGFFDNVMVMCDEVDVRLNRLNLLKALVDRLSRLADFNALQV
- the recO gene encoding DNA repair protein RecO, which encodes MNGTEKCLVLKVGRFREADVWVKLLTPTRGVFNGFAFGGSRSRRRFVGCLDPLSHVLFTIGTNKTGTYTVLEEGSLLHNFPMVRKDPVRTGLAVNCIKFIEAVEIDPSDARPVYSLLLETLHMLESGGGSSDFTPWLFRAKLAFEMGYTPDFLTCGTCGLTIAGQDGYRFGVEKGQVACRTCLSGGKPLEGLARPISTGVLRALDWIQQSRPADWVTVAMDSEVRRQSSQLIELFVAYHLGLSWEGGMYKKV